In the Oncorhynchus nerka isolate Pitt River linkage group LG2, Oner_Uvic_2.0, whole genome shotgun sequence genome, one interval contains:
- the emp3a gene encoding epithelial membrane protein 3 yields MVLLLMSVTVLHLLTLAMLFIATMEKSWWVWTDAEITDLWYNCIHDNATGNWLCAASNENDWLQAVQALMVFSVVFSSISFLVFLGQLFTLSKVGLFYFTGLCQVFAGFTSFAASLIFTFHRKEILEDSRDLSMGHFGYCFILAWSCVPLLLFSGVLYVHLRKKQ; encoded by the exons ATGGTTCTCCTGCTCATGTCTGTGACTGTGCTGCATCTGCTCACTCTGGCCATGCTGTTCATCGCTACCATGGAGAAG TCCTGGTGGGTCTGGACCGATGCTGAGATCACAGACCTCTGGTATAACTGCATTCATGACAACGCAACGGGAAACTGGCTGTGTGCTGCCTCCAATGAAAATG ACTGGTTGCAGGCTGTCCAAGCCCTGATGGTCTTCTCTGTGGTCTTCTCCTCTATCTCCTTCCTGGTCTTCCTGGGTCAGCTCTTCACCTTGTCTAAAGTCGGGCTCTTCTATTTCACAGGCCTTTGTCAGGTCTTCGCAG GTTTCACATCATTTGCTGCCTCGCTCATCTTCACGTTCCACCGTAAGGAGATCCTGGAGGACTCTAGAGACCTAAGCATGGGTCACTTTGGCTACTGCTTCATCCTGGCATGGTCCTGTGTACCCCTCCTGCTCTTCAGTGGAGTTCTGTATGTCCACCTGCGCAAGAAGCAGTGA
- the fam83e gene encoding protein FAM83D: protein MSNSQEQSLNKDVIFLPMSESSPEYLHCERERYALERLLSAGPEAFYTTLSAEHLVPFLSPEEVNQISGRVKDYHSSYEELEGAEEGGNSGLQDFSARYFPTHSDTPAPCLELGWPEGVTWVGMGRAMVYTSPPADEQPPVREIIRRLLQGASKVVAMVTDRLTDSTVIEDLRTIASRGVPVYIVLNQRSSQENLPPHRLRHPYIQVRVLGGKTFCSREGKIVMGELKDNFLLVDLETVVNGSYSFTWSDAHLHRQLVTVLSGPVVESFDREFRILFAASLPVPDTWKTTKAPIDEPHHHSVLLDLNNQPMYFPMEPINSRPPPPPADYTLDWEALGVIHRGSPVNQHGEPMDMNVNMEEPLQHFTAVNKKPPFGEEFCPKEVDHLTTTHAHEGRIWANNVNSEREIQLDNQTTFNGDLPSQEENQPSAETETQHRVQLKTYGIHLSKQRSSEVDEKESVGPSENKMETGSREEAVGFPSRERRDRPTRREDVMAEELGTEATESRVNSGADSPSISRRPLILKVPQSESFSSLSDIMRRLQPRQSSSTQLRRGVKTTVSELSSSMMELSVMHTDPGFKEKGPSVPQASYFSDPIRMTPAFALMRKRNDEFKTGILRPPKTFLPPTTRPRSGSVGLQRDWRRPQSDWDLGKEDRK from the exons ATGTCAAACTCCCAGGAACAGAGTCTGAATAAGGATGTGATATTTCTGCCGATGTCTGAGTCCAGCCCGGAGTACCTTCACTGCGAGAGGGAGCGCTATGCGCTAGAACGCCTGCTGAGTGCGGGCCCCGAGGCCTTCTACACCACGCTGAGTGCAGAGCACCtcgtccccttcctctccccagaGGAGGTGAACCAGATCAGTGGCAGGGTCAAGGACTACCATAGCAGCTATGAGGAGTTggagggggctgaggagggtGGCAACTCAGGTTTGCAAGACTTCTCCGCCAGGTACTTCCCCACCCACTCAGACACCCCTGCACCATGCCTGGAGCTGGGCTGGCCTGAGGGGGTCACCTGGGTGGGAATGGGACGCGCCATGGTCTACACCAGCCCACCTGCAGATGAACAACCTCCTGTCAGGGAGATAATTAGAAGACTACTGCAGGGGGCTAGCAAG GTTGTTGCCAtggtgacagacagactgacagatagCACTGTGATTGAGGATCTACGCACTATCGCTTCACGGGGAGTCCCTGTTTACATTGTCCTGAACCAGAGATCCAGCCAGGAGAACCTCCCCCCTCACAGGCTGAGGCATCCG TATATACAGGTTCGTGTTCTTGGAGGAAAGACCTTCTGTTCGCGGGAGGGAAAGATAGTGATGGGGGAATTGAAGGACAACTTCCTCCTGGTGGATTTGGAGACCGTGGTTAATGGCAGCTACAG CTTCACATGGTCAGACGCCCACCTGCACCGGCAGCTGGTGACGGTGCTGAGTGGCCCTGTAGTGGAATCCTTCGACAGAGAGTTCCGGATCCTCTTTGCAGCCTCACTTCCAGTTCCAGACACATGGAAGACCACCAAGGCCCCAATAGATGAGCCCCATCACCACTCAGTGCTCCTGGACCTCAACAACCAGCCCATGTATTTCCCCATGGAGCCTATCAACAGCCGCCCTCCTCCCCCACCCGCAGACTACACCCTGGATTGGGAGGCCCTGGGCGTCATCCACAGAGGGAGTCCTGTCAATCAACACGGTGAACCCATGGACATGAATGTGAACATGGAGGAACCATTGCAACATTTTACAGCAGTGAACAAAAAGCCACCTTTTGGGGAGGAGTTTTGTCCGAAGGAAGTTGATCACCTCACAACTACGCATGCACACGAGGGGAG AATATGGGCCAACAATGTCAATTCGGAGAGAGAAATTCAGCTGGATAATCAAACGACTTTTAA CGGAGATTTACCCTCTCAGGAAGAGAACCAGCCGTCCGCTGAAACAGAAACCCAACACAG GGTCCAACTCAAAACATATGGCATACACCTCTCCAAACAGAGGAGCTCTGAAGTTGATGAGAAAGAGTCTGTGGGGCCCAGTGAAAACAAAATGGAGACAGGCTCACGAGAAGAAGCTGTGGGCTTTCCctccagagagagaagagatcgtCCAACTAGAAGGGAAGATGTTATGGCAGAGGAGTTAGGCACAGAGGCAACTGAATCTAGAGTCAACTCTGGTGCTGATAGCCCCTCTATATCTAGG AGACCTCTGATATTGAAGGTGCCTCAAAGTGAAAGCTTCAGCTCGTTGAGTGACATCATGAGGAGGCTGCAGCCTCGTCAGAGCTCTTCAACCCAGCTAAGGAGGGGTGTTAAGACCACCGTGTCAGAACTCAGCAGTTCCATGATGGAACTGAGTGTGATGCATACAGACCCAGGCTTTAAAGAGAAGGGACCATCAGTACCACAAGCCAGT TACTTTTCTGACCCTATTCGAATGACCCCAGCCTTCGCCCTGATGAGGAAGAGGAATGATGAGTTTAAAACGGGGATCCTTAGGCCTCCCAAAACCTTTCTGCCTCCTACCACCAGGCCTCGCAGTGGCAGCGTTGGACTCCAGAGGGACTGGAGAAGACCACAAAGTGACTGGGATCTAGGGAAGGAGGATAGAAAGTGA